A stretch of Ferroacidibacillus organovorans DNA encodes these proteins:
- a CDS encoding FAD-dependent oxidoreductase has product MANEHFDAIVVGAGPAGSAAAYTMAKAGLSVVLMERGEFAGAKNIFGGVIYRKQLEDIIPEFWKEAPLEREVIEQRLWLLGEQSVVTFGHRNEAFKQPSNCWTGLRVKFDQWFAGKAEQAGALAIYETVATELIREGDRVVGVRTDREDGDLYASVVVVADGVNSLLGKALGIHREWAPDEVSLAVKEVIALPKEKILDRFNLEGNEGVTIELVGQTHGMAGLGFLYTNQESISLGVGVMVSDLKKKNIKPYQVLEGLKAHPMVKRLLQGGETKEYSGHLIPEGGYHSIPSLCGNGWVICGDAAQLVNFVHREGTNLAMTSGRFAGEAIVEAHQRGDYSKAGLAGYDRRIAASFVHKDLKKYQGMHALLRDVDPTIMFDKLPYAVNEAAYQMLLVDGVSKAEKQRMALRGIKNATGGSMNLLKLGYKGWRAING; this is encoded by the coding sequence GTGGCAAATGAACATTTTGACGCGATTGTCGTTGGCGCAGGCCCTGCAGGCAGCGCCGCCGCTTACACGATGGCCAAAGCGGGACTCTCCGTGGTCTTGATGGAACGGGGCGAATTTGCTGGTGCAAAGAACATCTTTGGCGGTGTCATCTATCGCAAACAATTGGAAGACATCATCCCGGAGTTTTGGAAAGAGGCGCCGCTTGAGCGCGAAGTCATCGAACAGAGACTGTGGCTGCTCGGTGAACAGTCGGTCGTCACGTTTGGCCACCGCAACGAGGCGTTCAAACAGCCGAGCAACTGCTGGACGGGACTGCGCGTTAAGTTTGACCAGTGGTTTGCGGGAAAAGCGGAGCAGGCTGGCGCTTTGGCCATCTACGAAACTGTGGCGACGGAACTGATCAGGGAAGGCGACCGTGTGGTCGGTGTGCGTACGGATCGCGAGGATGGCGATCTCTACGCGAGTGTGGTGGTCGTCGCAGACGGCGTCAACTCGCTGCTTGGCAAAGCGCTTGGCATTCACCGCGAGTGGGCGCCGGACGAGGTTTCACTCGCGGTGAAAGAGGTGATCGCGCTCCCCAAAGAGAAGATCCTGGATCGGTTTAATCTCGAAGGCAATGAAGGTGTGACGATTGAACTGGTTGGACAGACGCACGGCATGGCAGGGCTTGGCTTTCTCTACACCAATCAAGAATCGATCTCGCTTGGTGTCGGGGTGATGGTCAGCGATTTAAAGAAAAAGAACATCAAACCCTACCAAGTGCTGGAGGGCCTCAAGGCGCACCCGATGGTTAAGCGACTCCTGCAAGGTGGAGAGACAAAAGAATACTCGGGGCATCTCATTCCAGAGGGCGGGTATCACAGCATCCCTTCTCTCTGCGGAAACGGCTGGGTGATCTGCGGCGACGCGGCACAGTTGGTCAATTTTGTGCACCGCGAAGGAACGAATCTCGCGATGACATCAGGCCGCTTTGCGGGAGAGGCGATCGTTGAGGCGCACCAGCGCGGAGATTATTCAAAGGCAGGGCTCGCGGGATATGACCGTCGCATCGCCGCATCTTTTGTGCATAAAGACCTGAAAAAATACCAGGGCATGCACGCGCTTTTGCGCGATGTCGATCCGACGATCATGTTTGACAAACTGCCTTATGCGGTAAATGAGGCAGCGTATCAGATGCTTTTGGTGGATGGCGTCTCGAAAGCAGAGAAGCAGCGCATGGCGCTGCGCGGGATCAAAAACGCGACAGGTGGCTCCATGAACCTTCTGAAGCTGGGATACAAAGGATGGAGGGCGATCAACGGATGA